The Euphorbia lathyris chromosome 2, ddEupLath1.1, whole genome shotgun sequence genome includes a window with the following:
- the LOC136219374 gene encoding probable calcium-binding protein CML22 has protein sequence MKASFGASCSCPSLKSLSSKIGCIFCPSGSQNKYMRLDTKLEKKMIEVRKSLSGHANFKSIDSIILRFPQFREGLRNIRSVFELYDEDANGAIDREELNKCLQKLQLNLSEQEVDDLFQSCDIDRSQGIQFNEFIVLLCLIYLLLEPSSSPNSTSKMGSPELEATFDTIIEAFLFLDKNGDGKLNKKDVLKALNEASPREKSPARITSSRFKEMDWDNNGMVSFREFLFALINWVGIDYDEETIVIE, from the exons ATGAAAGCTTCATTTG GCGCATCTTGCTCTTGCCCTTCTCTGAAGTCCTTGTCATCCAAAATAGGATGCATCTTCTGCCCATCTGGTTCACAAAACAAATATATGAGGTTGGATACCAAACTTGAAAAGAAGATGATTGAAGTCAGGAAAAGTTTATCTGGTCATGCAAATTTCAAATCTATTGACAGTATAATCCTGAGGTTTCCCCAGTTCAGAGAGGGACTGAGAAACATCAGAAGTGTATTTGAGCTGTATG ATGAAGATGCTAATGGTGCTATTGACCGTGAGGAACTCAACAAATGCTTACAGAAACTGCAACTGAACCTGAGCGAGCAGGAGGTCGACGATCTGTTCCAGTCCTGTGATATTGATCGGAGCCAAGGGATACAGTTCAATGAGTTTATTGTTCTTCTGTGTCTTATTTATCTCCTTCTGGAACCTTCATCCTCTCCTAATAGT ACATCTAAAATGGGTTCACCAGAGCTTGAAGCGACTTTTGATACTATTATTGAAGCATTCTTATTTCTTGACAAGAATGGTGATGGAAAGCTAAATAAGAAAGATGTGCTCAAAGCTCTGAATGAGGCTTCTCCTCGGGAGAAATCACCTGCACGCATCACCAGCTCAAGATTCA AAGAAATGGACTGGGACAATAATGGGATGGTCAGCTTCAGGGAGTTTCTCTTTGCTTTGATAAACTGGGTTGggattgattatgatgaagaaaCCATTGTTATAGAATAA
- the LOC136219375 gene encoding protein PHR1-LIKE 2, translating to MYSAIHSLPLDGSVGHGDFQGSLDGTNLPGDACLVLTTDPKPRLRWTAELHDRFVDAVAQLGGPDKATPKTIMRTMGVKGLTLYHLKSHLQKYRLGRQSCKDSNDNSKDASVAESQDTGSSTSTSSRAIADLNDGYQVTEALRVQMEVQRRLHEQLEVQRRLQLRIEAQGKYLQSILEKACKALNDQAAASAGLEAAREELSELAIKVSNECQGMVPSDNIKMSSLSELAAALENKSSSNMPARIGDCSVESCLTSTESPVSPMGRASHAASIKKRPRAGFGNEDSLPVDGNVRQEVEWMMSNIG from the exons ATGTACTCGGCGATACACTCCTTGCCGTTAGATGGAAGTGTAGGACACGGCGACTTTCAGGGGTCTTTAGATGGAACTAACTTGCCTGGTGATGCCTGCTTGGTTCTTACTACGGATCCGAAGCCCCGCCTCCGCTGGACTGCTGAGCTTCATGATAGATTCGTTGATGCTGTAGCCCAGTTAGGAGGTCCTGATA AAGCAACACCAAAAACTATTATGAGAACAATGGGGGTGAAAGGCCTCACTCTTTATCATCTGAAGTCTCACCTACAG AAATACAGGTTGGGAAGGCAATCTTGCAAGGACTCAAATGATAACTCTAAAGATG CATCTGTAGCAGAAAGTCAGGATACTGGTTCATCCACATCAACATCATCTAGAGCGATCGCGGATCTGAACGA TGGTTACCAGGTTACTGAAGCTCTACGGGTACAGATGGAAGTCCAAAGAAGACTGCATGAGCAACTGGAG GTACAGCGCCGTCTCCAACTTCGTATCGAAGCACAAGGAAAATACCTGCAGTCAATCCTTGAGAAGGCTTGTAAAGCTCTAAATGATCAGGCTGCTGCTTCTGCAGGGCTTGAAGCTGCCAGGGAAGAGTTATCAGAACTAGCAATCAAAGTTTCCAATGAATGCCAAGGGATGGTCCCGTCCGACAACATAAAAATGTCATCATTATCCGAACTTGCCGCAGCTCTAGAGAACAAAAGTAGTTCAAATATGCCAGCTCGAATAGGTGATTGCTCCGTTGAAAGCTGCCTGACATCAACCGAAAGCCCAGTGTCCCCAATGGGAAGGGCTTCACATGCTGCTTCCATTAAGAAAAGACCACGGGCTGGATTCGGAAACGAGGACTCACTACCTGTCGATGGGAACGTTCGGCAAGAAGTAGAATGGATGATGAGTAATATTGGATGA
- the LOC136219373 gene encoding receptor like protein kinase S.2, with protein MKLNRLCIILPDDFVHLHKPPPPPQKAMEKHHHHRGCGCGGQVFAFLGDSVRRLSYRKWVTRKHHSGVFHDLEGIQISEKVGGGNPRIFSYAELYIGSNGFSEEEVLGSGGFGKVYRAVLPSDGTVVAVKCLAEKGEKFEKTFAAELVAVAHLRHRNLVRLRGWCVHEDELLLVYDYMPNRSLDRVLFRRPENPTAEPLNWGRRRNIIGGLAAALHYLHEQLETQIIHRDVKTSNVMLDSNYNARLGDFGLARWLEHELQYQTRMPSMRNHQFRLAESTRIGGTIGYLPPESFQKRSVATAKSDVFSFGIVVLEVVSGRRAVDLTYPDEHIILLDWIRRLSDEGKVLQAGDSRLQDGSYALYEMERLIHLGLLCTLHNPQFRPNMKWVVEILSGNISGKLPPLPSFQSHPRYISLSSSTDTSSSNTNATPSTRSSSTTVTFTSTTFVTAIGETIYATAEFGHNDSTCSKNRSSQRRSTHFMVETPREFSYKEIVSATNNFSDSHRIAEVDFGTSYYGDLEDGHQILVKRLGMTKCPALQTRFSSELQNLAKLRHRNLIQLRGWCTEQGEMLVVYDYSKNRLLSHLLFHHDNRIGHSILHWHHRYSIIRSLAAAILYLHDEWDEQVIHRNITSSSVIIDSDMNPRLGNFALAEFLSRNDQAHKAASKGDKSVRGIFGYMSPEYIESGEATPMADVYSFGVVLLEVVTGQMAVDFRRPDVLLVNRINEFEAQKRPVKELVDIRLDGEHDHDQLMRVLKLGITCTRSNPDLRPNMRQIVSILDGNDDFFMKTEQKTETREDWKRNYAPCLSLIKRVQALGIQ; from the coding sequence ATGAAGCTCAACCGCCTTTGCATTATCTTGCCAGATGACTTCGTTCATCTCCACAAACCTCCTCCGCCTCCCCAAAAAGCCATGGAAAAACACCACCACCACCGCGGCTGCGGCTGTGGCGGTCAGGTTTTCGCCTTTCTTGGTGATTCTGTTCGCCGGTTGTCTTACAGGAAATGGGTTACAAGAAAGCATCACTCTGGTGTGTTTCATGATCTGGAAGGGATTCAAATATCTGAGAAGGTTGGGGGTGGGAATCCTAGAATTTTCAGCTATGCTGAGCTGTATATAGGTTCTAATGGTTTTAGTGAAGAGGAAGTTCTTGGTAGTGGAGGTTTTGGGAAGGTTTATAGAGCAGTTTTACCTAGTGATGGTACTGTGGTTGCTGTTAAATGTTTGGCTGAAAAGGGGGAGAAATTTGAGAAGACTTTTGCAGCTGAATTGGTTGCTGTTGCTCATCTTCGCCACCGGAATCTTGTCCGGTTAAGGGGATGGTGTGTTCATGAAGATGAGTTGCTGTTAGTTTATGATTACATGCCAAACCGTAGCCTTGACAGGGTGCTTTTCCGGAGGCCGGAAAATCCGACAGCAGAACCACTTAACTGGGGGAGGAGAAGGAATATAATTGGTGGTCTTGCAGCTGCATTACACTATCTCCATGAACAGTTGGAAACTCAAATCATTCATAGAGATGTGAAGACGAGCAACGTGATGCTTGATTCGAATTATAATGCCCGCCTAGGCGACTTTGGCTTGGCAAGGTGGCTTGAACATGAACTTCAGTACCAAACCAGGATGCCTTCGATGAGAAACCACCAATTCCGCTTGGCAGAATCAACCAGGATTGGAGGAACTATTGGCTATTTGCCACCGGAAAGTTTCCAGAAAAGGAGTGTTGCTACTGCAAAATCTGATGTTTTCAGCTTTGGGATTGTTGTGTTGGAGGTGGTTTCGGGCAGGCGAGCAGTCGATCTCACATACCCAGACGAGCATATCATTTTGCTTGACTGGATCAGGAGGCTCTCGGATGAAGGGAAGGTTTTACAAGCAGGGGATAGCAGGCTGCAGGATGGATCCTATGCACTTTATGAGATGGAAAGATTGATTCATTTGGGGCTTCTTTGTACACTCCACAACCCACAATTCCGGCCTAACATGAAATGGGTGGTGGAAATACTTTCTGGTAACATTTCAGGCAAGTTGCCTCCTCTACCATCATTTCAATCTCATCCTCGATACATATCCTTGTCCTCATCTACTGATACTAGTTCAAGCAACACTAATGCCACCCCCTCTACGCGAAGCTCTAGCACGACAGTCACATTTACTTCAACAACCTTTGTTACAGCCATTGGAGAAACTATATATGCAACTGCAGAATTCGGACATAACGATTCTACTTGTTCGAAGAACAGAAGTAGTCAGCGAAGAAGCACACACTTCATGGTTGAAACTCCGAGGGAATTTTCATACAAGGAAATCGTTTCTGCTACAAACAATTTTTCTGACTCTCATAGGATAGCAGAAGTGGACTTTGGGACTTCCTACTATGGCGACCTTGAAGACGGTCATCAAATCCTGGTGAAGAGGCTTGGTATGACAAAATGCCCGGCATTACAAACGAGATTCTCGAGTGAACTCCAAAATTTAGCCAAGCTTCGTCACCGGAACCTAATTCAACTCCGGGGGTGGTGCACTGAGCAAGGAGAGATGCTTGTTGTCTATGATTATTCGAAAAATCGCCTCCTGAGCCACCTTCTCTTCCACCATGATAATAGAATTGGTCATTCTATCCTGCATTGGCATCATAGGTACAGCATCATAAGGTCTCTTGCTGCTGCAATTCTTTACCTTCATGATGAATGGGATGAACAAGTTATCCACAGGAACATCACCTCTTCTTCTGTCATTATTGATTCGGACATGAACCCTCGACTCGGTAACTTTGCACTTGCAGAATTCTTGTCAAGAAATGACCAAGCTCATAAAGCAGCAAGTAAGGGAGATAAATCAGTTCGTGGGATTTTCGGTTACATGTCACCGGAGTACATAGAATCCGGCGAAGCAACCCCAATGGCTGATGTTTATAGTTTTGGTGTTGTGTTGCTTGAGGTGGTCACAGGACAGATGGCCGTAGACTTCCGACGACCAGATGTCCTATTAGTTAACAGAATTAACGAATTCGAGGCACAGAAAAGACCAGTGAAAGAATTAGTTGATATAAGGTTAGACGGCGAGCACGACCATGACCAACTAATGAGAGTTCTGAAACTGGGAATTACATGTACTAGATCCAACCCGGATTTAAGACCAAACATGAGACAGATTGTGAGCATTCTTGATGGTAATGATGACTTCTTCATGAAAACAGAACAAAAGACGGAAACTAGAGAAGATTGGAAACGAAATTATGCTCCTTGCTTGTCATTGATCAAGAGAGTCCAAGCTCTAGGAATACAATGA